One genomic segment of Erythrobacter sp. THAF29 includes these proteins:
- the traU gene encoding conjugal transfer pilus assembly protein TraU, protein MSSIRAFLVLFTAMLSLVFASPASADAGPGKCTGQFVNPITDICWSCLFPISVGGLEIWPSNRPDPDNPDLPVCLCGLRPGIAMGFWEPVRLADVSMKPWCFVNLGGMKLDPGFDIGFRSISGPSAVGGASQYYSSWHVHWYAYPLIYWMEIVADFLCLEPGSIDILYISEIDPLWQDSELTAIINPEAVLFANPLALAACAADCAASTANLPLDEMFWCAGCQGSMYPMNGNVSASIGHVQASRLVLSRFAYKLHRELVSWGTMGSKGLCGKYLMPVMRKQQYRFQATNPNPATKGRFACPPIGASTTFQSPGQVIPAIGEDMGYLVWRKRNCCAL, encoded by the coding sequence ATGAGCAGCATCCGCGCCTTCCTGGTGCTGTTCACGGCGATGCTATCGCTGGTATTCGCATCACCGGCTTCGGCCGATGCCGGTCCGGGCAAGTGCACCGGGCAATTCGTCAACCCGATCACCGACATCTGCTGGTCGTGCCTGTTCCCGATATCGGTCGGCGGGCTCGAAATCTGGCCGAGCAATCGCCCCGATCCCGACAATCCGGACCTACCGGTGTGCCTGTGCGGGCTTCGGCCCGGCATCGCGATGGGGTTCTGGGAGCCGGTCCGGCTCGCCGATGTCAGTATGAAGCCTTGGTGCTTCGTCAACCTCGGCGGGATGAAACTCGATCCCGGCTTTGATATTGGCTTCCGCTCGATCTCGGGTCCTTCGGCGGTGGGGGGCGCAAGCCAGTATTATTCGAGCTGGCATGTCCACTGGTATGCCTATCCGCTGATCTACTGGATGGAGATCGTCGCCGATTTCCTGTGCCTCGAGCCCGGTTCGATCGACATCCTCTACATCTCCGAGATCGATCCGCTGTGGCAGGACAGCGAGCTCACCGCGATCATCAACCCCGAAGCGGTGCTCTTCGCCAACCCGCTGGCGCTTGCCGCTTGCGCTGCGGATTGCGCGGCATCGACCGCCAATTTGCCGCTCGACGAGATGTTCTGGTGCGCGGGCTGCCAGGGTTCGATGTACCCGATGAACGGCAACGTCTCGGCCTCGATCGGACATGTCCAGGCCTCGCGGCTCGTGCTCTCGCGCTTCGCCTACAAGCTCCACCGCGAACTCGTTTCGTGGGGCACGATGGGATCGAAGGGCCTGTGCGGCAAATACCTGATGCCGGTGATGCGCAAGCAGCAATACCGCTTCCAGGCCACCAATCCCAATCCGGCAACCAAGGGCCGCTTCGCCTGCCCGCCTATCGGTGCCTCCACCACCTTCCAGTCCCCCGGACAGGTCATCCCCGCCATCGGCGAAGACATGGGATACCTCGTCTGGCGCAAGAGGAATTGCTGCGCGCTATGA
- the trbC gene encoding type-F conjugative transfer system pilin assembly protein TrbC, whose protein sequence is MRIAFPLLVAISLATAAAFAAASAQESSPELDLAEIRARASEHSADAEALATSVKTKADALAEDARAAQQTAHANRAAYAEAAQATADTGPLDLDGMIRAQADAEVAAMGETPRFIAFASLGMPERSLKALVHDVARAGGVTVLRGFPQGDSARFKKRIAAIWSDGHEAGALGIDPRLFRAFDIEVAPSFVMIASDFAPCDGFDCSDILPPHDRIAGNISVAEVLDTFASGGGPGAQLARLHLRRLEGERP, encoded by the coding sequence ATGAGAATCGCCTTCCCCCTGCTGGTCGCTATCAGCCTTGCGACCGCCGCCGCCTTTGCTGCCGCGTCTGCGCAAGAGAGTTCGCCCGAACTCGATCTTGCCGAAATCCGCGCGCGCGCCAGCGAGCATAGCGCCGATGCCGAAGCGCTCGCCACGTCGGTGAAGACAAAAGCCGATGCGCTGGCAGAGGACGCGCGCGCCGCTCAACAAACGGCCCACGCGAACCGCGCAGCCTATGCAGAAGCGGCGCAAGCGACTGCCGATACCGGCCCGCTCGATCTCGATGGCATGATCCGCGCCCAGGCCGATGCCGAAGTGGCGGCAATGGGCGAGACGCCCCGGTTCATTGCCTTTGCCTCGCTGGGAATGCCGGAACGCTCGCTCAAGGCGCTGGTTCACGATGTCGCGAGGGCGGGCGGCGTCACCGTGCTGCGCGGGTTCCCGCAAGGCGACAGCGCGCGCTTCAAGAAACGCATCGCCGCGATCTGGAGCGATGGCCATGAAGCCGGCGCGCTCGGGATCGACCCGCGCCTGTTCCGCGCCTTCGATATCGAGGTCGCTCCGAGCTTCGTGATGATCGCGAGCGACTTTGCCCCCTGCGACGGGTTCGACTGCAGCGACATCCTTCCGCCGCACGACCGCATCGCTGGCAATATCAGCGTGGCCGAAGTGCTCGACACCTTTGCTTCAGGAGGCGGTCCGGGCGCGCAGCTTGCACGTCTCCATCTCCGCCGCCTTGAAGGAGAGCGGCCATGA
- a CDS encoding TrbI F-type domain-containing protein codes for MDRLNLPLSQLGPKLLALPLLVAALLWGAWITQQVTSSPEQRIVTVRLAETIGTFVEEAARADADPAVVQAASLAYLKAAESAVADMGHDGRVVLVAEAVLAGAAEDATSELEQRIADKLAGEKQP; via the coding sequence ATGGATAGACTGAACCTCCCGCTTAGCCAGCTGGGCCCGAAACTCCTCGCTCTACCCTTGCTCGTTGCCGCGCTCCTGTGGGGTGCGTGGATCACGCAGCAGGTCACCAGCTCCCCGGAGCAGCGGATCGTCACGGTCCGGCTCGCCGAGACCATCGGGACATTCGTCGAGGAAGCCGCGCGCGCCGATGCCGATCCGGCGGTCGTTCAGGCGGCGAGCCTTGCATACCTCAAAGCCGCCGAAAGCGCCGTCGCCGACATGGGCCATGACGGCCGCGTGGTGCTGGTTGCCGAGGCCGTGCTCGCGGGCGCTGCCGAAGACGCAACCTCCGAACTCGAGCAGCGCATTGCGGACAAGCTCGCCGGGGAGAAGCAGCCATGA
- a CDS encoding S26 family signal peptidase: MSLTRSIRRPLLLSGLVLLPLAWAPLDAFSKDHAFLINASPSLSNWAFWLDKHAPIERGSLIFFEPPQSELVERHFGKGPQMFGKRVLGMPGDVVRHEGDAVFINGKQVASLLEVTRLGVPLTRGPKGVIPEGCYYTGTSHPRGLDSRYGAIGFVCRGQILGSGRAIL; encoded by the coding sequence ATGAGCCTGACCCGCTCGATCCGCCGTCCGCTGCTGCTCTCGGGGCTGGTCCTGCTGCCGCTTGCCTGGGCGCCGCTCGATGCCTTCAGCAAGGACCACGCGTTCCTCATCAATGCGAGCCCGAGCCTGTCCAACTGGGCGTTCTGGCTCGACAAGCACGCGCCGATCGAACGCGGCAGCCTGATCTTCTTTGAGCCGCCGCAAAGCGAGCTGGTCGAAAGGCATTTCGGAAAAGGACCGCAGATGTTCGGCAAGCGCGTGCTTGGCATGCCGGGCGATGTCGTGCGCCACGAGGGCGATGCGGTCTTCATCAACGGGAAGCAGGTCGCGAGCCTGCTCGAGGTCACCCGTCTCGGTGTCCCGCTCACGCGGGGGCCTAAAGGCGTCATCCCCGAGGGCTGCTACTACACCGGCACCAGCCATCCCCGCGGGCTCGACAGCCGCTATGGCGCAATCGGCTTCGTGTGCCGCGGACAAATCCTTGGCAGCGGGAGGGCGATCCTGTGA
- a CDS encoding conjugal transfer protein TraN, translated as MRLTQSLRLGLLALLAVAAPLSAQQQDARADGKAFGESLRSEAQAAANSQHDASTLPNYDRNAVRDLETLADDPDRIESNAAAVATGHQGYRAMRDSIANRARFDPDEIEDVIARSLAINETPLEYTSGMDISGGQGNCVPLPPGSGSAGTYTATCNTGTRIDQSAGQCAVPLVASVTQRQQWHYLCNDTGIYQGLPWCSAFDGGSCRITGYRPGPCLQWWDNGFNRFCSEPGDPIAEISCNAPDPRYTPYAVTTDSTVDAVPDESQCTGFADNGDCTLDVEICTDADPQTRVIDGVSVTRPCWEWQRSYTCTSREAATDCSDIESQGTCRFVREECLTDELPCETWERIYECPLPDTENTTQYVCDGDVYCIDGSCETIERTANDEFKDAVTALHAMDEARGQFDPNTLTLFRGTRNTCSSKVFGVLNCCKGKGFPLIPGISLLVALGCDREEVLLHQRDAQGLCAFVGTYCSKKFLGVCLTKKKAYCCFESKLSRILQEQGRKQLPKPWDKPKEEQCEGFTLDEFAQLDLSRMDFSEVYAEFTEAARLPDELETSILIQQKIDDYYARGGQ; from the coding sequence ATGAGGCTCACACAATCGCTTCGTCTGGGACTGCTCGCTCTTCTCGCCGTCGCCGCGCCCCTCTCCGCGCAGCAGCAGGATGCGCGGGCTGACGGCAAGGCCTTTGGCGAAAGCCTGCGCAGCGAAGCGCAGGCAGCCGCCAACTCGCAGCACGACGCATCCACCCTCCCCAATTACGATCGCAATGCCGTGCGTGACCTCGAAACGCTTGCCGACGATCCCGACCGGATCGAGAGCAATGCCGCGGCGGTGGCCACCGGGCACCAGGGCTATCGCGCGATGCGCGACAGCATCGCCAACCGCGCACGCTTCGATCCAGACGAGATCGAGGATGTGATCGCGCGCAGTCTCGCGATCAACGAGACGCCGCTTGAATACACCAGCGGCATGGATATCTCGGGCGGCCAGGGCAATTGCGTCCCGCTGCCGCCCGGCTCGGGCTCTGCGGGAACCTACACCGCGACCTGCAACACCGGCACGCGGATCGACCAGTCGGCGGGTCAATGCGCGGTGCCGCTCGTCGCCAGCGTGACGCAGCGCCAGCAATGGCATTATCTCTGCAACGACACCGGCATCTACCAGGGTCTTCCTTGGTGCTCGGCCTTCGATGGCGGCTCGTGCCGCATCACCGGCTATCGCCCCGGCCCGTGCCTCCAGTGGTGGGACAACGGGTTCAACCGCTTCTGCTCCGAGCCGGGCGATCCGATTGCCGAAATCTCCTGCAATGCGCCCGATCCTCGCTACACGCCTTATGCGGTCACCACAGACAGCACGGTCGATGCGGTTCCAGACGAGAGCCAGTGCACGGGTTTTGCCGACAATGGAGACTGCACGCTCGATGTAGAGATTTGCACCGATGCCGATCCGCAGACACGCGTGATCGACGGCGTCTCGGTGACGCGGCCCTGCTGGGAATGGCAGCGCAGCTACACCTGCACCTCGCGCGAAGCGGCGACCGATTGCTCGGACATCGAGAGCCAGGGCACCTGCCGCTTCGTCCGCGAGGAATGCCTCACCGACGAACTTCCGTGCGAGACCTGGGAGCGCATCTACGAATGCCCGTTGCCCGATACCGAGAACACCACGCAATATGTCTGCGATGGCGATGTCTATTGCATTGATGGCAGCTGCGAGACGATCGAGCGCACCGCTAATGACGAGTTCAAGGATGCAGTCACCGCGCTCCATGCGATGGACGAGGCGCGCGGGCAATTCGACCCGAACACGCTGACGCTGTTCCGGGGAACGCGCAACACCTGCTCGTCCAAGGTCTTCGGCGTGCTCAATTGCTGCAAGGGCAAGGGTTTCCCGCTCATTCCGGGGATCAGCCTGCTGGTCGCGCTCGGCTGCGACCGCGAGGAAGTGTTGCTCCACCAGCGCGATGCGCAGGGCCTGTGCGCCTTTGTGGGCACATATTGTTCAAAGAAGTTCCTTGGCGTCTGCCTGACCAAGAAGAAGGCCTATTGCTGCTTCGAGAGCAAGCTTTCGCGCATCTTGCAGGAACAGGGCCGCAAGCAGCTTCCCAAGCCCTGGGACAAGCCCAAGGAAGAACAATGCGAGGGCTTCACCCTCGACGAGTTCGCTCAGCTCGATCTTTCCCGCATGGATTTCAGCGAGGTTTATGCCGAGTTCACCGAGGCCGCGCGGCTGCCCGACGAGCTCGAGACCTCCATCCTCATCCAGCAGAAGATCGACGACTATTACGCAAGGGGCGGTCAATGA
- a CDS encoding conjugal transfer protein TraG N-terminal domain-containing protein yields the protein MVEIFTTGGGEYIVNVLNAVAAWTGAGGYKSLIQVALVMGMALAVIVVAFNQDWRAWLNWFLGATLIYMCLMVPRMDVQVTDRVNPSLAPATVANVPLGLALMASFTSQAGDYLTRSAELVFGLPDDLNYSKNGMIYGARLLEATRSLRIADPEFAANFDEHVRQCVFYDLLLGRYSMKELSESNDIWATIAPGSAARAQRFLTRQADDSVTATIITCREAYTALSNQWAGLIDEMTRVAGRQLYPRQTEALAKAKLIADLPIAYQYLTGVSKDASSIFRQVLTINAMNQAMHGFAGASGASSVDVFAQTRADIQTERTYSSIAHNAMKWVPILNVVLTVVFYALFPVLFPLFLMPKTGPIALRGYVTGFFYLAAWGPLFVILHMILMLKGASDVAAAGGATGLSLATFSGMTDVNNDIGILAGYLVASIPFLAGGVARGALAISGQATSYLNPSQNAAEEAAREASTGNISLGNSSLENSNVFSRQFAQASLAPNIGYGAAQTRTTGENGTQTTGFPQAEFATVPTSSYPFTPTLGQDFSSRLATMASQSRGQSETFSNLAQQSTSSAVTRFSELRDAYTRSRSNESVSGTSTSDSIGSAFSEVDNASKTLQQQFGLSRRAADDITVSWFLNGDAGLGVKGERGSIKGTLGLKGGRNQTWTDSDIGIASEDRSRIMGALSQISDSRSWSSTREGFLRETSSSSEALVSSSSAGITTSITEAQSYTREARRAEEIASRLENQASWYESANAAGTLNLSQAYREWGMAEIDGNRDYYGPVRFDDIDFQMSARGQKLQARFVESYANQLNAEIADDLALPPFASVARPAVSSADGVRGSVRLGGVPGSLGAPSSEREDIARNVGRVQQQGDRRIGTVKGYLDGKTRDAKGASAEAADDVKEW from the coding sequence ATGGTCGAGATCTTCACAACCGGCGGCGGCGAATACATCGTCAATGTCTTGAACGCCGTCGCCGCGTGGACCGGGGCCGGTGGCTACAAGAGCCTGATCCAGGTGGCGCTGGTCATGGGCATGGCGCTTGCGGTCATTGTCGTCGCGTTCAACCAGGACTGGCGCGCCTGGCTCAACTGGTTCCTCGGCGCGACACTCATCTACATGTGCCTGATGGTGCCGCGCATGGATGTGCAGGTCACCGACCGTGTCAATCCGAGCCTCGCTCCGGCGACAGTCGCCAATGTCCCGCTCGGGCTCGCGCTCATGGCAAGCTTCACCAGTCAGGCAGGCGACTACCTTACCCGCTCCGCCGAGCTCGTCTTCGGCCTCCCCGACGATCTCAACTACTCGAAGAACGGCATGATTTATGGCGCGCGCCTGCTCGAAGCGACACGGTCCCTGCGCATTGCCGATCCCGAGTTTGCCGCCAATTTCGACGAGCATGTGCGGCAATGCGTGTTCTACGACCTGCTCCTCGGCCGCTACTCGATGAAGGAACTGTCCGAAAGCAACGATATCTGGGCGACCATTGCGCCTGGCAGTGCCGCGCGGGCACAGCGCTTCCTCACCCGGCAGGCGGACGATAGCGTCACGGCCACGATCATCACCTGCCGCGAAGCATACACTGCGCTCTCCAACCAGTGGGCCGGGCTTATTGATGAGATGACACGGGTCGCCGGGCGCCAGCTCTACCCCCGGCAGACCGAGGCGCTCGCGAAGGCCAAGCTCATCGCAGACCTGCCGATTGCCTATCAATACCTCACCGGCGTCTCGAAGGATGCAAGCAGCATCTTCCGCCAGGTTCTGACCATCAACGCCATGAACCAGGCGATGCATGGCTTCGCCGGAGCTAGCGGTGCATCGAGCGTCGATGTGTTCGCGCAGACCCGCGCCGACATCCAAACCGAACGGACCTATTCCTCGATCGCGCACAACGCGATGAAATGGGTCCCGATCCTCAATGTCGTCCTGACGGTCGTATTCTACGCGCTTTTTCCGGTGCTCTTCCCACTGTTCCTGATGCCCAAGACCGGACCGATCGCTCTCAGAGGATACGTCACGGGCTTCTTCTATCTGGCAGCTTGGGGGCCGCTGTTCGTCATCCTGCACATGATCCTGATGCTCAAGGGCGCGAGCGATGTGGCGGCAGCGGGCGGCGCGACCGGTCTCAGCCTCGCGACCTTCTCCGGCATGACCGACGTCAACAACGATATCGGGATCCTGGCCGGCTACCTCGTCGCATCGATACCGTTCCTTGCAGGCGGCGTCGCCAGGGGCGCGCTCGCAATATCGGGCCAGGCAACCAGCTACCTCAATCCGAGCCAGAACGCGGCAGAAGAGGCGGCGCGCGAAGCGAGCACCGGCAATATTTCGCTCGGCAATTCCAGCCTTGAGAACTCGAACGTGTTTTCGCGCCAGTTTGCGCAAGCCAGCCTTGCTCCCAACATTGGCTACGGCGCCGCGCAGACGCGAACGACGGGCGAAAACGGCACCCAAACCACCGGCTTCCCGCAGGCCGAGTTCGCGACTGTGCCGACCTCGAGCTATCCGTTCACACCAACGCTAGGGCAGGACTTCTCGAGCCGGCTTGCGACCATGGCGAGCCAGAGCCGCGGCCAGAGCGAGACATTCTCGAACCTTGCCCAGCAATCGACGAGCTCGGCTGTCACCCGCTTCAGCGAGTTGCGCGATGCCTACACCCGCTCGCGCTCGAACGAGAGCGTCAGTGGCACGTCAACGAGCGACAGCATCGGCAGCGCCTTCAGCGAAGTCGACAACGCCTCGAAAACACTCCAGCAGCAGTTCGGGCTGTCGCGCCGCGCGGCCGACGACATTACTGTGTCCTGGTTCCTGAACGGGGATGCCGGTCTCGGGGTCAAAGGAGAACGAGGCTCGATCAAGGGCACCCTCGGGTTAAAGGGTGGTCGGAACCAGACCTGGACTGACAGTGATATCGGGATCGCCTCCGAGGATCGCTCGCGCATCATGGGCGCGCTGAGCCAGATCTCGGACAGTCGCAGCTGGTCGAGCACGCGCGAAGGCTTCCTGCGTGAAACGAGTTCGAGTTCGGAGGCGCTGGTGTCAAGCAGCTCGGCCGGGATCACCACGTCGATCACCGAAGCGCAGAGCTACACCCGCGAAGCGCGCCGAGCCGAGGAGATCGCCAGCCGCCTCGAGAACCAAGCAAGCTGGTACGAAAGTGCCAATGCCGCAGGCACGCTCAACCTCAGCCAGGCCTATCGCGAATGGGGCATGGCGGAGATCGATGGTAACCGCGACTACTATGGGCCGGTGCGCTTCGACGACATCGATTTCCAGATGAGTGCGCGGGGCCAGAAACTCCAGGCGCGGTTCGTCGAAAGCTATGCGAACCAGCTCAATGCCGAGATCGCGGATGACCTGGCTCTGCCGCCCTTTGCGTCCGTCGCTCGACCCGCTGTGAGCAGCGCAGATGGCGTGCGGGGATCGGTACGGCTTGGCGGGGTACCAGGGAGCCTTGGCGCCCCCTCAAGCGAGCGTGAAGACATCGCCCGGAATGTAGGTCGGGTCCAACAACAAGGGGACCGGCGGATCGGGACCGTCAAAGGATACCTCGATGGCAAGACTCGCGATGCCAAGGGAGCCTCGGCTGAGGCGGCCGACGATGTGAAGGAATGGTAG
- a CDS encoding conjugal transfer protein TraH has protein sequence MITSIRNAALTLAAASMVASPVAANVGDSMDRFMDDMGAAANVIGPTAFEGQSAGYYSLGNVWTRFPQKTTNVANLQLPRARAGCGGIDIFAGSFSFINASEMVALLKAVANNAVGFAFSLAIDTVCPECNKIMQEFSQKAQLMNNLSINSCEMAQGLVGGLWPKGDLADKAICEAIGNSEGIFTDYAAAKHGCGTRGQRASTNEGAGADYADINPGVARNYTWHVLKKSAFFNPGGTFDRELAEYAMTLIGTVIYVPPKDDEAGKFVPFAGDASSTLVSALLDGTQGQTVRVFRCDETDLCLNPTFEQMSLSNAKAIRPRVTLLIGNMVDAIRADTAIGNAEKELLQVASVPLYKILTVQAAYGRGMPTDDRDTLAEIASIDLLYAILDRIVSEAGRSMASFIAADEAKLAIWRGQVAEVRSGLVQRQATGQAKVSAIMQIIEKTAMIENALAASMSPSMSAALDWSRGLQSRSIIP, from the coding sequence ATGATTACTAGCATTCGCAACGCGGCGCTGACCCTCGCCGCTGCCAGCATGGTCGCATCACCCGTCGCCGCCAATGTCGGCGACAGCATGGACCGGTTCATGGACGACATGGGCGCGGCGGCCAATGTCATCGGCCCGACCGCTTTCGAAGGCCAGTCGGCGGGCTATTACAGCCTCGGCAATGTCTGGACGCGCTTCCCCCAGAAGACCACCAACGTGGCCAACCTACAGCTGCCCCGCGCCCGCGCGGGCTGCGGCGGGATCGACATCTTCGCGGGCTCCTTCTCCTTCATCAATGCGAGCGAGATGGTCGCGCTCCTGAAAGCCGTGGCGAACAACGCGGTCGGGTTCGCCTTCAGCCTCGCGATCGACACCGTTTGCCCCGAGTGCAACAAGATCATGCAGGAGTTTTCGCAGAAGGCGCAGCTCATGAACAACCTCTCGATCAACTCCTGCGAAATGGCGCAGGGGCTGGTCGGAGGCCTGTGGCCCAAGGGCGATCTCGCCGACAAGGCGATCTGCGAAGCGATCGGGAATTCCGAAGGCATCTTCACGGACTATGCCGCAGCCAAACACGGCTGCGGCACGCGCGGGCAGCGCGCCTCAACGAATGAAGGCGCCGGCGCCGACTACGCCGACATCAATCCGGGCGTGGCGCGCAACTACACCTGGCACGTTCTGAAAAAGAGCGCCTTCTTCAACCCCGGCGGCACATTCGACCGCGAGCTTGCCGAATACGCCATGACGCTGATCGGCACGGTGATCTATGTGCCGCCCAAGGACGACGAGGCAGGCAAGTTCGTGCCTTTCGCAGGCGATGCTTCATCCACCCTGGTGAGCGCACTGCTCGACGGGACGCAGGGCCAGACTGTTCGCGTTTTCCGCTGCGACGAGACCGATCTTTGCCTCAATCCCACCTTCGAGCAGATGAGCCTATCGAATGCAAAGGCCATCCGCCCGCGGGTCACGCTCCTGATCGGGAACATGGTCGATGCGATCCGGGCCGACACCGCGATCGGCAATGCCGAAAAGGAATTGCTGCAGGTCGCCTCGGTCCCCTTGTACAAGATCCTTACCGTCCAGGCCGCCTATGGGCGCGGAATGCCGACTGACGACCGCGACACGCTCGCCGAGATCGCCAGCATCGACCTGCTCTATGCCATCCTCGACCGGATCGTGTCGGAAGCCGGGCGCTCGATGGCGAGCTTCATCGCCGCCGACGAAGCCAAGCTCGCGATCTGGCGCGGCCAGGTTGCTGAGGTGCGTTCGGGGCTCGTCCAGCGACAGGCCACCGGACAGGCCAAGGTCTCCGCTATCATGCAGATCATCGAGAAAACGGCGATGATCGAGAACGCCCTTGCCGCCTCGATGTCGCCCTCGATGTCGGCAGCGCTCGACTGGTCGCGCGGGCTCCAGTCGCGCTCGATTATCCCCTGA
- a CDS encoding conjugal transfer protein TraF — protein MTHLDYLTALALSFTALAAASAHAQEPRETASITDADALYCEERKLGYWFYCVKPVPAEEPQTPEAEPVAASQELDAITSELRELKARAILYPTEANVAAYIRFQRAQLDRASLFSDVWQRAIWQDPELDYTLERPVGAVAKKQWQDARSAERDSVMARLSERYGLFYFFSATCGPCEVMSPIVKGVADRWRITVRAISTDGGPSRHFPDYKVETNQRARLGLEGKATPALVLWDSATKRPIPIGYGVLSADELQDRIYLLTSKEAGHDY, from the coding sequence ATGACCCATCTGGACTACCTGACTGCGCTCGCACTCAGCTTCACTGCGCTCGCCGCCGCTTCGGCGCATGCCCAGGAACCTCGGGAGACGGCATCGATCACCGACGCCGACGCGCTCTACTGCGAAGAGCGAAAGCTCGGCTACTGGTTCTACTGCGTCAAACCTGTGCCCGCAGAGGAACCGCAAACGCCCGAAGCCGAACCGGTCGCGGCCAGCCAAGAACTCGATGCGATCACCTCCGAATTGCGCGAGTTGAAGGCGCGCGCGATCCTCTATCCGACCGAAGCGAATGTCGCAGCCTATATCCGTTTCCAGCGCGCGCAGCTCGACCGCGCCTCGCTGTTCTCCGATGTCTGGCAACGGGCGATCTGGCAGGACCCCGAACTCGACTACACGCTCGAACGCCCCGTCGGAGCGGTCGCCAAGAAGCAGTGGCAGGACGCCCGCAGCGCCGAGCGCGACAGCGTCATGGCACGGCTCTCCGAGCGCTACGGCCTGTTCTATTTCTTCAGCGCCACCTGCGGCCCGTGCGAAGTGATGAGCCCCATCGTCAAGGGAGTCGCCGACCGCTGGCGGATCACTGTGCGCGCCATCTCGACCGATGGCGGTCCTTCGCGCCATTTCCCGGACTACAAGGTCGAGACCAACCAGCGCGCCAGGCTCGGTCTTGAAGGCAAGGCCACCCCGGCGCTCGTGCTGTGGGACAGCGCGACCAAGCGCCCGATCCCGATCGGATACGGCGTGCTCTCGGCCGACGAGCTGCAGGACCGCATCTATCTCCTCACCTCGAAGGAAGCCGGACATGATTACTAG
- the traW gene encoding type-F conjugative transfer system protein TraW, protein MRSLFPLGALLLAALPASLQARDYGQRGAVFPVIERDLLEQIHARLAQMEKSGETARLNEELKRRTIARVNRPDPVAGVIRASASRQWAFDPTITLAADIRGAKGELIHAAGTRVNPLDSVKLRGDLLFLDGDDPAQVAWSLRQEVNAKLILVKGAPLELMKARQRRFYFDQGGKLTDKFGIRATPARVRQNGRMLEVSEIALPPRKAQP, encoded by the coding sequence ATGCGCTCCCTCTTTCCGCTTGGCGCGCTTCTCCTCGCTGCGCTCCCGGCCAGCCTGCAGGCGCGAGACTATGGCCAGCGCGGCGCGGTCTTCCCCGTGATCGAGCGCGATCTGCTCGAACAGATCCATGCTCGCCTCGCGCAGATGGAAAAGTCGGGCGAGACCGCGCGGCTCAACGAGGAACTCAAGCGTCGTACGATCGCCCGCGTCAACCGGCCTGATCCGGTTGCCGGCGTGATCCGCGCAAGCGCAAGCCGCCAATGGGCCTTCGATCCGACAATTACGCTTGCTGCCGATATCCGGGGCGCAAAAGGCGAGCTGATCCATGCCGCCGGAACCCGGGTCAATCCGCTCGACAGCGTCAAGCTGCGCGGCGACCTCCTGTTTCTCGACGGCGACGATCCGGCGCAGGTCGCCTGGTCGCTGAGGCAAGAAGTCAATGCCAAGCTGATCCTCGTCAAGGGTGCGCCGCTCGAGCTGATGAAGGCCCGCCAGCGAAGGTTCTATTTCGACCAGGGCGGCAAGCTCACCGACAAATTCGGAATTCGGGCGACGCCTGCGCGCGTGCGCCAGAACGGCCGGATGCTCGAAGTGAGCGAGATCGCGCTGCCGCCCCGGAAGGCACAGCCATGA